The following coding sequences lie in one Syngnathoides biaculeatus isolate LvHL_M chromosome 16, ASM1980259v1, whole genome shotgun sequence genomic window:
- the LOC133514126 gene encoding collagen alpha-1(I) chain-like isoform X9 codes for MFCRLAASLAGVVVVFLLSASSSRARFRGHVLGSPPRLEPQPTMSDQMSPDFVLMRLLVSAAEYEHLEHLEHQRERVTSGKGGLDVDSGGAPAGPGSASPHYGSPLEGGPLMSEARPDSEDSSLPAEEEEDLDFPGSTGSRAQLMVFRNRMLDFGLEQPPPPERKETRWVDSSESASGSAGDAQERDVRFVPSSDGGSHPSGSVLCHPLGKWSPLSLLESRSNRSAAAGAFDPGPDRVGCREGDDRGAAPLPRCSRLLATGPGEDPSQTSDALLVLEGLGEDGGAVEVGTCRRAGPVFSSGTLSGLMQEVHRLSGVCPRTGACLRAAAPGPAPPSPAPEPRRPPRHQSRSQPQSRATTPKLGRSASPRMVLEGDPGGDRVPWGKPGKAGSLKLRLSKLFRTKSSCGGAGGLLDKRPSLTSSDAWGSAGLWGSACGDAEDGGRPQTPTPTCTPPFTGETVSLVDVEISRRNCLHPPTPPPPPRRSLSLLDDLGAPPPPRVPSSERFGGSSIRSLPPRPLGTPPPLSAVQHSRSLNVRLVLGSHDVGGRRGEAEGQSRRLLPGARQFRPSLHPQPELQVAGRHAPHPHGALSSSRTAAIRWWSSSSAPSPTPRTESSSTSCAPGFQDEVEAGQPIGSLAARLL; via the exons ATGTTTTGTCGGCTAGCGGCTAGCTTAGctggcgtcgtcgtcgtcttcctccTTTCCGCTTCCTCCTCTCGGGCTCGGTTCCGCGGGCATGTCCTCGGCTCGCCGCCCCGCCTCGAGCCTCAGCCGACGATGAGCGACCAAATGTCTCCCGACTTCGTGTTGATGCGCCTCCTCGTCTCGGCGGCCGAGTACGAGCACCTGGAGCACCTGGAGCACCAGAGGGAACGCGTCACGTCCGGGAAAGGCGGCTTGGATGTGGACTCCGGCGGGGCCCCGGCGGGCCCGGGCTCGGCCTCCCCGCACTACGGCTCTCCTCTGGAAGGCGGACCGCTGATGTCGGAGGCCCGACCTGACTCCGAGGACTCGTCGCTgccggcggaggaggaggaggacttgGACTTCCCCGGGTCGACCGGCTCGAGGGCGCAGCTGATGGTGTTCCGGAACCGGATGTTGGACTTTGGCCTGGAGCAGCCCCCTCCCCCGGAGAGGAAAGAGACGCGGTGGGTGGACTCCTCGGAGTCCGCTTCTGGTTCGGCCGGCGACGCGCAGGAGCGGGACGTCCGCTTCGTCCCGTCTTCCGACGGAGGATCCCATCCGTCCGGGTCGGTCCTCTGTCACCCACTTGGTAAGTGGTCCCCGCTGAGCCTGCTGGAATCCCGGAGCAATCGTAGCGCCGCCGCCGGCGCTTTCGACCCGGGACCGGACCGGGTAGGATGCAGGGAAGGCGACGACAGGGGGGCGGCCCCCCTCCCACGCTGCTCTCGTCTCCTGGCGACGGGGCCGGGCGAGGATCCGAGCCAGACCAGCGACGCCCTGCTGGTCCTGGAAGGTTTGGGGGAGGACGGAGGTGCGGTGGAGGTGGGGACGTGTCGGCGAGCGGGGCCCGTGTTCTCCAGCGGGACCCTCAGCGGGCTAATGCAGGAGGTCCACAGACTCTCCGGGGTCTGCCCCCGGACCGGCGCCTGTCTCCGAGCCGCCGCCCCGGGCCCGGCCCCGCCGTCGCCCGCCCCTGAACCGCGGCGTCCCCCCCGGCACCAGTCCCGTTCCCAACCTCAGAGCCGCGCCACCACCCCCAAATTAGGCCGTTCCGCCTCCCCCCGGATGGTTCTGGAAGGGGACCCGGGCGGTGACAGGGTGCCCTGGGGCAAGCCCGGGAAAGCGGGCTCCCTGAAGCTGCGCCTCAGTAAACTCTTCCGGACAAAGAGCTCCTGCGGGGGCGCGGGGGGCCTCCTGGACAAGAGGCCGTCGCTCACCTCGTCGGACGCGTGGGGGTCGGCCGGACTGTGGGGGTCCGCCTGCGGCGACGCGGAGGACGGCGGCAG GCCGCAGACGCCCACGCCGACGTGCACGCCGCCCTTCACCG GTGAGACGGTCTCCCTGGTGGACGTGGAGATATCTCGGAGGAACTGCCTCCACCCTCCGACTCCTCCGCCTCCGCCCAGACGGAGCCTCAGCCTGCTGG ATGATTTGGGGGCCCCCCCTCCACCGCGGGTCCCTTCGTCCGAGCGCTTCGGCGGGTCGTCGATCCGGTCTCTGCCCCCCCGCCCGCTGGGCACGCCTCCCCCCCTGAGCGCCGTCCAGCACAGCCGGAGTCTCAACG TGCGGCTGGTACTGGGGTCCCATGACGTGGGAGGACGCCGAGGTGAAGCTGAAGGGCAAAGCCGACGGCTCCTTCCTGGTGCGCGACAGTTCCGACCCTCGCTACATCCTCAGCCTGAGCTTCAGGTCGCAGGGCGTCACGCACCACACCCGCATGGAGCACTATCGAG TTCGAGGACCGCTGCCATTCGGTGGTGGAGTTCGTCGAGCGCGCCGTCGCCCACTCCGAGAACGGAAAGTTCCTCTACTTCCTGCGCTCCCGGGTTCCAG GATGAAGTTGAAGCCGGCCAGCCAATCGGCTCCCTCGCCGCGCGGCTCCTCTGA
- the LOC133514126 gene encoding suppressor of cytokine signaling 7-like isoform X3: protein MFCRLAASLAGVVVVFLLSASSSRARFRGHVLGSPPRLEPQPTMSDQMSPDFVLMRLLVSAAEYEHLEHLEHQRERVTSGKGGLDVDSGGAPAGPGSASPHYGSPLEGGPLMSEARPDSEDSSLPAEEEEDLDFPGSTGSRAQLMVFRNRMLDFGLEQPPPPERKETRWVDSSESASGSAGDAQERDVRFVPSSDGGSHPSGSVLCHPLGKWSPLSLLESRSNRSAAAGAFDPGPDRVGCREGDDRGAAPLPRCSRLLATGPGEDPSQTSDALLVLEGLGEDGGAVEVGTCRRAGPVFSSGTLSGLMQEVHRLSGVCPRTGACLRAAAPGPAPPSPAPEPRRPPRHQSRSQPQSRATTPKLGRSASPRMVLEGDPGGDRVPWGKPGKAGSLKLRLSKLFRTKSSCGGAGGLLDKRPSLTSSDAWGSAGLWGSACGDAEDGGRPQTPTPTCTPPFTGETVSLVDVEISRRNCLHPPTPPPPPRRSLSLLDDLGAPPPPRVPSSERFGGSSIRSLPPRPLGTPPPLSAVQHSRSLNDSFLRGPPGPVPRHAPPRRPPERPDGGNFTNSLRELDKCGWYWGPMTWEDAEVKLKGKADGSFLVRDSSDPRYILSLSFRSQGVTHHTRMEHYRGTFSLWCHPKFEDRCHSVVEFVERAVAHSENGKFLYFLRSRVPGLPPTPVQLLHPVSRLSRIKSLQHLCRFRIRQLVRVDHIQELPLPTPLIAYLRKFYYYDPEEEAGDTPT from the exons ATGTTTTGTCGGCTAGCGGCTAGCTTAGctggcgtcgtcgtcgtcttcctccTTTCCGCTTCCTCCTCTCGGGCTCGGTTCCGCGGGCATGTCCTCGGCTCGCCGCCCCGCCTCGAGCCTCAGCCGACGATGAGCGACCAAATGTCTCCCGACTTCGTGTTGATGCGCCTCCTCGTCTCGGCGGCCGAGTACGAGCACCTGGAGCACCTGGAGCACCAGAGGGAACGCGTCACGTCCGGGAAAGGCGGCTTGGATGTGGACTCCGGCGGGGCCCCGGCGGGCCCGGGCTCGGCCTCCCCGCACTACGGCTCTCCTCTGGAAGGCGGACCGCTGATGTCGGAGGCCCGACCTGACTCCGAGGACTCGTCGCTgccggcggaggaggaggaggacttgGACTTCCCCGGGTCGACCGGCTCGAGGGCGCAGCTGATGGTGTTCCGGAACCGGATGTTGGACTTTGGCCTGGAGCAGCCCCCTCCCCCGGAGAGGAAAGAGACGCGGTGGGTGGACTCCTCGGAGTCCGCTTCTGGTTCGGCCGGCGACGCGCAGGAGCGGGACGTCCGCTTCGTCCCGTCTTCCGACGGAGGATCCCATCCGTCCGGGTCGGTCCTCTGTCACCCACTTGGTAAGTGGTCCCCGCTGAGCCTGCTGGAATCCCGGAGCAATCGTAGCGCCGCCGCCGGCGCTTTCGACCCGGGACCGGACCGGGTAGGATGCAGGGAAGGCGACGACAGGGGGGCGGCCCCCCTCCCACGCTGCTCTCGTCTCCTGGCGACGGGGCCGGGCGAGGATCCGAGCCAGACCAGCGACGCCCTGCTGGTCCTGGAAGGTTTGGGGGAGGACGGAGGTGCGGTGGAGGTGGGGACGTGTCGGCGAGCGGGGCCCGTGTTCTCCAGCGGGACCCTCAGCGGGCTAATGCAGGAGGTCCACAGACTCTCCGGGGTCTGCCCCCGGACCGGCGCCTGTCTCCGAGCCGCCGCCCCGGGCCCGGCCCCGCCGTCGCCCGCCCCTGAACCGCGGCGTCCCCCCCGGCACCAGTCCCGTTCCCAACCTCAGAGCCGCGCCACCACCCCCAAATTAGGCCGTTCCGCCTCCCCCCGGATGGTTCTGGAAGGGGACCCGGGCGGTGACAGGGTGCCCTGGGGCAAGCCCGGGAAAGCGGGCTCCCTGAAGCTGCGCCTCAGTAAACTCTTCCGGACAAAGAGCTCCTGCGGGGGCGCGGGGGGCCTCCTGGACAAGAGGCCGTCGCTCACCTCGTCGGACGCGTGGGGGTCGGCCGGACTGTGGGGGTCCGCCTGCGGCGACGCGGAGGACGGCGGCAG GCCGCAGACGCCCACGCCGACGTGCACGCCGCCCTTCACCG GTGAGACGGTCTCCCTGGTGGACGTGGAGATATCTCGGAGGAACTGCCTCCACCCTCCGACTCCTCCGCCTCCGCCCAGACGGAGCCTCAGCCTGCTGG ATGATTTGGGGGCCCCCCCTCCACCGCGGGTCCCTTCGTCCGAGCGCTTCGGCGGGTCGTCGATCCGGTCTCTGCCCCCCCGCCCGCTGGGCACGCCTCCCCCCCTGAGCGCCGTCCAGCACAGCCGGAGTCTCAACG ATTCTTTCCTGCGGGGGCCGCCCGGGCCCGTCCCCCGCCACGCGCCGCCGCGCCGCCCGCCGGAGCGCCCCGACGGCGGCAACTTCACCAACAGCCTCCGAGAACTGGACAAG TGCGGCTGGTACTGGGGTCCCATGACGTGGGAGGACGCCGAGGTGAAGCTGAAGGGCAAAGCCGACGGCTCCTTCCTGGTGCGCGACAGTTCCGACCCTCGCTACATCCTCAGCCTGAGCTTCAGGTCGCAGGGCGTCACGCACCACACCCGCATGGAGCACTATCGAG GGACCTTCAGTCTGTGGTGTCACCCCAAGTTCGAGGACCGCTGCCATTCGGTGGTGGAGTTCGTCGAGCGCGCCGTCGCCCACTCCGAGAACGGAAAGTTCCTCTACTTCCTGCGCTCCCGGGTTCCAG GTCTGCCGCCCACGCCGGTGCAGCTGCTGCATCCCGTGTCGCGCCTGAGCAGAATCAAGTCCCTGCAGCACCTGTGCCGCTTCCGCATCCGCCAGCTGGTCCGCGTGGACCACATCCAGGAGCTGCCGCTGCCCAC GCCGCTGATCGCCTACCTGCGCAAGTTTTACTACTACGACCCCGAGGAGGAGGCCGGCGACACGCCGACGTAG
- the LOC133514126 gene encoding suppressor of cytokine signaling 7-like isoform X1 produces MFCRLAASLAGVVVVFLLSASSSRARFRGHVLGSPPRLEPQPTMSDQMSPDFVLMRLLVSAAEYEHLEHLEHQRERVTSGKGGLDVDSGGAPAGPGSASPHYGSPLEGGPLMSEARPDSEDSSLPAEEEEDLDFPGSTGSRAQLMVFRNRMLDFGLEQPPPPERKETRWVDSSESASGSAGDAQERDVRFVPSSDGGSHPSGSVLCHPLGKWSPLSLLESRSNRSAAAGAFDPGPDRVGCREGDDRGAAPLPRCSRLLATGPGEDPSQTSDALLVLEGLGEDGGAVEVGTCRRAGPVFSSGTLSGLMQEVHRLSGVCPRTGACLRAAAPGPAPPSPAPEPRRPPRHQSRSQPQSRATTPKLGRSASPRMVLEGDPGGDRVPWGKPGKAGSLKLRLSKLFRTKSSCGGAGGLLDKRPSLTSSDAWGSAGLWGSACGDAEDGGRPQTPTPTCTPPFTGETVSLVDVEISRRNCLHPPTPPPPPRRSLSLLDDLGAPPPPRVPSSERFGGSSIRSLPPRPLGTPPPLSAVQHSRSLNDSFLRGPPGPVPRHAPPRRPPERPDGGNFTNSLRELDKCGWYWGPMTWEDAEVKLKGKADGSFLVRDSSDPRYILSLSFRSQGVTHHTRMEHYRGTFSLWCHPKFEDRCHSVVEFVERAVAHSENGKFLYFLRSRVPGCVRRSAAHAGAAAASRVAPEQNQVPAAPVPLPHPPAGPRGPHPGAAAAHAADRLPAQVLLLRPRGGGRRHADVAKGDASSNASRSDVAPG; encoded by the exons ATGTTTTGTCGGCTAGCGGCTAGCTTAGctggcgtcgtcgtcgtcttcctccTTTCCGCTTCCTCCTCTCGGGCTCGGTTCCGCGGGCATGTCCTCGGCTCGCCGCCCCGCCTCGAGCCTCAGCCGACGATGAGCGACCAAATGTCTCCCGACTTCGTGTTGATGCGCCTCCTCGTCTCGGCGGCCGAGTACGAGCACCTGGAGCACCTGGAGCACCAGAGGGAACGCGTCACGTCCGGGAAAGGCGGCTTGGATGTGGACTCCGGCGGGGCCCCGGCGGGCCCGGGCTCGGCCTCCCCGCACTACGGCTCTCCTCTGGAAGGCGGACCGCTGATGTCGGAGGCCCGACCTGACTCCGAGGACTCGTCGCTgccggcggaggaggaggaggacttgGACTTCCCCGGGTCGACCGGCTCGAGGGCGCAGCTGATGGTGTTCCGGAACCGGATGTTGGACTTTGGCCTGGAGCAGCCCCCTCCCCCGGAGAGGAAAGAGACGCGGTGGGTGGACTCCTCGGAGTCCGCTTCTGGTTCGGCCGGCGACGCGCAGGAGCGGGACGTCCGCTTCGTCCCGTCTTCCGACGGAGGATCCCATCCGTCCGGGTCGGTCCTCTGTCACCCACTTGGTAAGTGGTCCCCGCTGAGCCTGCTGGAATCCCGGAGCAATCGTAGCGCCGCCGCCGGCGCTTTCGACCCGGGACCGGACCGGGTAGGATGCAGGGAAGGCGACGACAGGGGGGCGGCCCCCCTCCCACGCTGCTCTCGTCTCCTGGCGACGGGGCCGGGCGAGGATCCGAGCCAGACCAGCGACGCCCTGCTGGTCCTGGAAGGTTTGGGGGAGGACGGAGGTGCGGTGGAGGTGGGGACGTGTCGGCGAGCGGGGCCCGTGTTCTCCAGCGGGACCCTCAGCGGGCTAATGCAGGAGGTCCACAGACTCTCCGGGGTCTGCCCCCGGACCGGCGCCTGTCTCCGAGCCGCCGCCCCGGGCCCGGCCCCGCCGTCGCCCGCCCCTGAACCGCGGCGTCCCCCCCGGCACCAGTCCCGTTCCCAACCTCAGAGCCGCGCCACCACCCCCAAATTAGGCCGTTCCGCCTCCCCCCGGATGGTTCTGGAAGGGGACCCGGGCGGTGACAGGGTGCCCTGGGGCAAGCCCGGGAAAGCGGGCTCCCTGAAGCTGCGCCTCAGTAAACTCTTCCGGACAAAGAGCTCCTGCGGGGGCGCGGGGGGCCTCCTGGACAAGAGGCCGTCGCTCACCTCGTCGGACGCGTGGGGGTCGGCCGGACTGTGGGGGTCCGCCTGCGGCGACGCGGAGGACGGCGGCAG GCCGCAGACGCCCACGCCGACGTGCACGCCGCCCTTCACCG GTGAGACGGTCTCCCTGGTGGACGTGGAGATATCTCGGAGGAACTGCCTCCACCCTCCGACTCCTCCGCCTCCGCCCAGACGGAGCCTCAGCCTGCTGG ATGATTTGGGGGCCCCCCCTCCACCGCGGGTCCCTTCGTCCGAGCGCTTCGGCGGGTCGTCGATCCGGTCTCTGCCCCCCCGCCCGCTGGGCACGCCTCCCCCCCTGAGCGCCGTCCAGCACAGCCGGAGTCTCAACG ATTCTTTCCTGCGGGGGCCGCCCGGGCCCGTCCCCCGCCACGCGCCGCCGCGCCGCCCGCCGGAGCGCCCCGACGGCGGCAACTTCACCAACAGCCTCCGAGAACTGGACAAG TGCGGCTGGTACTGGGGTCCCATGACGTGGGAGGACGCCGAGGTGAAGCTGAAGGGCAAAGCCGACGGCTCCTTCCTGGTGCGCGACAGTTCCGACCCTCGCTACATCCTCAGCCTGAGCTTCAGGTCGCAGGGCGTCACGCACCACACCCGCATGGAGCACTATCGAG GGACCTTCAGTCTGTGGTGTCACCCCAAGTTCGAGGACCGCTGCCATTCGGTGGTGGAGTTCGTCGAGCGCGCCGTCGCCCACTCCGAGAACGGAAAGTTCCTCTACTTCCTGCGCTCCCGGGTTCCA GGTTGCGTTCGCAGGTCTGCCGCCCACGCCGGTGCAGCTGCTGCATCCCGTGTCGCGCCTGAGCAGAATCAAGTCCCTGCAGCACCTGTGCCGCTTCCGCATCCGCCAGCTGGTCCGCGTGGACCACATCCAGGAGCTGCCGCTGCCCAC GCCGCTGATCGCCTACCTGCGCAAGTTTTACTACTACGACCCCGAGGAGGAGGCCGGCGACACGCCGACGTAGCGAAGGGCGACGCGTCGTCCAACGCGAGTCGGAGCGACGTCGCTCCTG GATGA
- the LOC133514126 gene encoding suppressor of cytokine signaling 7-like isoform X8, with translation MFCRLAASLAGVVVVFLLSASSSRARFRGHVLGSPPRLEPQPTMSDQMSPDFVLMRLLVSAAEYEHLEHLEHQRERVTSGKGGLDVDSGGAPAGPGSASPHYGSPLEGGPLMSEARPDSEDSSLPAEEEEDLDFPGSTGSRAQLMVFRNRMLDFGLEQPPPPERKETRWVDSSESASGSAGDAQERDVRFVPSSDGGSHPSGSVLCHPLGKWSPLSLLESRSNRSAAAGAFDPGPDRVGCREGDDRGAAPLPRCSRLLATGPGEDPSQTSDALLVLEGLGEDGGAVEVGTCRRAGPVFSSGTLSGLMQEVHRLSGVCPRTGACLRAAAPGPAPPSPAPEPRRPPRHQSRSQPQSRATTPKLGRSASPRMVLEGDPGGDRVPWGKPGKAGSLKLRLSKLFRTKSSCGGAGGLLDKRPSLTSSDAWGSAGLWGSACGDAEDGGRPQTPTPTCTPPFTGETVSLVDVEISRRNCLHPPTPPPPPRRSLSLLDDLGAPPPPRVPSSERFGGSSIRSLPPRPLGTPPPLSAVQHSRSLNDSFLRGPPGPVPRHAPPRRPPERPDGGNFTNSLRELDKCGWYWGPMTWEDAEVKLKGKADGSFLVRDSSDPRYILSLSFRSQGVTHHTRMEHYRGTFSLWCHPKFEDRCHSVVEFVERAVAHSENGKFLYFLRSRVPG, from the exons ATGTTTTGTCGGCTAGCGGCTAGCTTAGctggcgtcgtcgtcgtcttcctccTTTCCGCTTCCTCCTCTCGGGCTCGGTTCCGCGGGCATGTCCTCGGCTCGCCGCCCCGCCTCGAGCCTCAGCCGACGATGAGCGACCAAATGTCTCCCGACTTCGTGTTGATGCGCCTCCTCGTCTCGGCGGCCGAGTACGAGCACCTGGAGCACCTGGAGCACCAGAGGGAACGCGTCACGTCCGGGAAAGGCGGCTTGGATGTGGACTCCGGCGGGGCCCCGGCGGGCCCGGGCTCGGCCTCCCCGCACTACGGCTCTCCTCTGGAAGGCGGACCGCTGATGTCGGAGGCCCGACCTGACTCCGAGGACTCGTCGCTgccggcggaggaggaggaggacttgGACTTCCCCGGGTCGACCGGCTCGAGGGCGCAGCTGATGGTGTTCCGGAACCGGATGTTGGACTTTGGCCTGGAGCAGCCCCCTCCCCCGGAGAGGAAAGAGACGCGGTGGGTGGACTCCTCGGAGTCCGCTTCTGGTTCGGCCGGCGACGCGCAGGAGCGGGACGTCCGCTTCGTCCCGTCTTCCGACGGAGGATCCCATCCGTCCGGGTCGGTCCTCTGTCACCCACTTGGTAAGTGGTCCCCGCTGAGCCTGCTGGAATCCCGGAGCAATCGTAGCGCCGCCGCCGGCGCTTTCGACCCGGGACCGGACCGGGTAGGATGCAGGGAAGGCGACGACAGGGGGGCGGCCCCCCTCCCACGCTGCTCTCGTCTCCTGGCGACGGGGCCGGGCGAGGATCCGAGCCAGACCAGCGACGCCCTGCTGGTCCTGGAAGGTTTGGGGGAGGACGGAGGTGCGGTGGAGGTGGGGACGTGTCGGCGAGCGGGGCCCGTGTTCTCCAGCGGGACCCTCAGCGGGCTAATGCAGGAGGTCCACAGACTCTCCGGGGTCTGCCCCCGGACCGGCGCCTGTCTCCGAGCCGCCGCCCCGGGCCCGGCCCCGCCGTCGCCCGCCCCTGAACCGCGGCGTCCCCCCCGGCACCAGTCCCGTTCCCAACCTCAGAGCCGCGCCACCACCCCCAAATTAGGCCGTTCCGCCTCCCCCCGGATGGTTCTGGAAGGGGACCCGGGCGGTGACAGGGTGCCCTGGGGCAAGCCCGGGAAAGCGGGCTCCCTGAAGCTGCGCCTCAGTAAACTCTTCCGGACAAAGAGCTCCTGCGGGGGCGCGGGGGGCCTCCTGGACAAGAGGCCGTCGCTCACCTCGTCGGACGCGTGGGGGTCGGCCGGACTGTGGGGGTCCGCCTGCGGCGACGCGGAGGACGGCGGCAG GCCGCAGACGCCCACGCCGACGTGCACGCCGCCCTTCACCG GTGAGACGGTCTCCCTGGTGGACGTGGAGATATCTCGGAGGAACTGCCTCCACCCTCCGACTCCTCCGCCTCCGCCCAGACGGAGCCTCAGCCTGCTGG ATGATTTGGGGGCCCCCCCTCCACCGCGGGTCCCTTCGTCCGAGCGCTTCGGCGGGTCGTCGATCCGGTCTCTGCCCCCCCGCCCGCTGGGCACGCCTCCCCCCCTGAGCGCCGTCCAGCACAGCCGGAGTCTCAACG ATTCTTTCCTGCGGGGGCCGCCCGGGCCCGTCCCCCGCCACGCGCCGCCGCGCCGCCCGCCGGAGCGCCCCGACGGCGGCAACTTCACCAACAGCCTCCGAGAACTGGACAAG TGCGGCTGGTACTGGGGTCCCATGACGTGGGAGGACGCCGAGGTGAAGCTGAAGGGCAAAGCCGACGGCTCCTTCCTGGTGCGCGACAGTTCCGACCCTCGCTACATCCTCAGCCTGAGCTTCAGGTCGCAGGGCGTCACGCACCACACCCGCATGGAGCACTATCGAG GGACCTTCAGTCTGTGGTGTCACCCCAAGTTCGAGGACCGCTGCCATTCGGTGGTGGAGTTCGTCGAGCGCGCCGTCGCCCACTCCGAGAACGGAAAGTTCCTCTACTTCCTGCGCTCCCGGGTTCCAG GATGA
- the LOC133514126 gene encoding collagen alpha-1(I) chain-like isoform X2: MFCRLAASLAGVVVVFLLSASSSRARFRGHVLGSPPRLEPQPTMSDQMSPDFVLMRLLVSAAEYEHLEHLEHQRERVTSGKGGLDVDSGGAPAGPGSASPHYGSPLEGGPLMSEARPDSEDSSLPAEEEEDLDFPGSTGSRAQLMVFRNRMLDFGLEQPPPPERKETRWVDSSESASGSAGDAQERDVRFVPSSDGGSHPSGSVLCHPLGKWSPLSLLESRSNRSAAAGAFDPGPDRVGCREGDDRGAAPLPRCSRLLATGPGEDPSQTSDALLVLEGLGEDGGAVEVGTCRRAGPVFSSGTLSGLMQEVHRLSGVCPRTGACLRAAAPGPAPPSPAPEPRRPPRHQSRSQPQSRATTPKLGRSASPRMVLEGDPGGDRVPWGKPGKAGSLKLRLSKLFRTKSSCGGAGGLLDKRPSLTSSDAWGSAGLWGSACGDAEDGGRPQTPTPTCTPPFTGETVSLVDVEISRRNCLHPPTPPPPPRRSLSLLDDLGAPPPPRVPSSERFGGSSIRSLPPRPLGTPPPLSAVQHSRSLNDSFLRGPPGPVPRHAPPRRPPERPDGGNFTNSLRELDKCGWYWGPMTWEDAEVKLKGKADGSFLVRDSSDPRYILSLSFRSQGVTHHTRMEHYRVRGPLPFGGGVRRARRRPLRERKVPLLPALPGSRSAAHAGAAAASRVAPEQNQVPAAPVPLPHPPAGPRGPHPGAAAAHAADRLPAQVLLLRPRGGGRRHADVAKGDASSNASRSDVAPG, encoded by the exons ATGTTTTGTCGGCTAGCGGCTAGCTTAGctggcgtcgtcgtcgtcttcctccTTTCCGCTTCCTCCTCTCGGGCTCGGTTCCGCGGGCATGTCCTCGGCTCGCCGCCCCGCCTCGAGCCTCAGCCGACGATGAGCGACCAAATGTCTCCCGACTTCGTGTTGATGCGCCTCCTCGTCTCGGCGGCCGAGTACGAGCACCTGGAGCACCTGGAGCACCAGAGGGAACGCGTCACGTCCGGGAAAGGCGGCTTGGATGTGGACTCCGGCGGGGCCCCGGCGGGCCCGGGCTCGGCCTCCCCGCACTACGGCTCTCCTCTGGAAGGCGGACCGCTGATGTCGGAGGCCCGACCTGACTCCGAGGACTCGTCGCTgccggcggaggaggaggaggacttgGACTTCCCCGGGTCGACCGGCTCGAGGGCGCAGCTGATGGTGTTCCGGAACCGGATGTTGGACTTTGGCCTGGAGCAGCCCCCTCCCCCGGAGAGGAAAGAGACGCGGTGGGTGGACTCCTCGGAGTCCGCTTCTGGTTCGGCCGGCGACGCGCAGGAGCGGGACGTCCGCTTCGTCCCGTCTTCCGACGGAGGATCCCATCCGTCCGGGTCGGTCCTCTGTCACCCACTTGGTAAGTGGTCCCCGCTGAGCCTGCTGGAATCCCGGAGCAATCGTAGCGCCGCCGCCGGCGCTTTCGACCCGGGACCGGACCGGGTAGGATGCAGGGAAGGCGACGACAGGGGGGCGGCCCCCCTCCCACGCTGCTCTCGTCTCCTGGCGACGGGGCCGGGCGAGGATCCGAGCCAGACCAGCGACGCCCTGCTGGTCCTGGAAGGTTTGGGGGAGGACGGAGGTGCGGTGGAGGTGGGGACGTGTCGGCGAGCGGGGCCCGTGTTCTCCAGCGGGACCCTCAGCGGGCTAATGCAGGAGGTCCACAGACTCTCCGGGGTCTGCCCCCGGACCGGCGCCTGTCTCCGAGCCGCCGCCCCGGGCCCGGCCCCGCCGTCGCCCGCCCCTGAACCGCGGCGTCCCCCCCGGCACCAGTCCCGTTCCCAACCTCAGAGCCGCGCCACCACCCCCAAATTAGGCCGTTCCGCCTCCCCCCGGATGGTTCTGGAAGGGGACCCGGGCGGTGACAGGGTGCCCTGGGGCAAGCCCGGGAAAGCGGGCTCCCTGAAGCTGCGCCTCAGTAAACTCTTCCGGACAAAGAGCTCCTGCGGGGGCGCGGGGGGCCTCCTGGACAAGAGGCCGTCGCTCACCTCGTCGGACGCGTGGGGGTCGGCCGGACTGTGGGGGTCCGCCTGCGGCGACGCGGAGGACGGCGGCAG GCCGCAGACGCCCACGCCGACGTGCACGCCGCCCTTCACCG GTGAGACGGTCTCCCTGGTGGACGTGGAGATATCTCGGAGGAACTGCCTCCACCCTCCGACTCCTCCGCCTCCGCCCAGACGGAGCCTCAGCCTGCTGG ATGATTTGGGGGCCCCCCCTCCACCGCGGGTCCCTTCGTCCGAGCGCTTCGGCGGGTCGTCGATCCGGTCTCTGCCCCCCCGCCCGCTGGGCACGCCTCCCCCCCTGAGCGCCGTCCAGCACAGCCGGAGTCTCAACG ATTCTTTCCTGCGGGGGCCGCCCGGGCCCGTCCCCCGCCACGCGCCGCCGCGCCGCCCGCCGGAGCGCCCCGACGGCGGCAACTTCACCAACAGCCTCCGAGAACTGGACAAG TGCGGCTGGTACTGGGGTCCCATGACGTGGGAGGACGCCGAGGTGAAGCTGAAGGGCAAAGCCGACGGCTCCTTCCTGGTGCGCGACAGTTCCGACCCTCGCTACATCCTCAGCCTGAGCTTCAGGTCGCAGGGCGTCACGCACCACACCCGCATGGAGCACTATCGAG TTCGAGGACCGCTGCCATTCGGTGGTGGAGTTCGTCGAGCGCGCCGTCGCCCACTCCGAGAACGGAAAGTTCCTCTACTTCCTGCGCTCCCGGGTTCCAG GTCTGCCGCCCACGCCGGTGCAGCTGCTGCATCCCGTGTCGCGCCTGAGCAGAATCAAGTCCCTGCAGCACCTGTGCCGCTTCCGCATCCGCCAGCTGGTCCGCGTGGACCACATCCAGGAGCTGCCGCTGCCCAC GCCGCTGATCGCCTACCTGCGCAAGTTTTACTACTACGACCCCGAGGAGGAGGCCGGCGACACGCCGACGTAGCGAAGGGCGACGCGTCGTCCAACGCGAGTCGGAGCGACGTCGCTCCTG GATGA